The Leishmania mexicana MHOM/GT/2001/U1103 complete genome, chromosome 31 DNA segment GGACTTCCGGTGAtcaggcgcagctgccagcCGCGGTGCTGGGTAGCGCATTGCAAGCGATTTCTGCTTGCATCACGGAGCGtcgcgagctgctgcagtccCTGCGTGACGGCTCTCAATACTGTCTAATGCTCCTTGCTGCGCTTTTTGCGAAGTGCCCGTTATCCACGGTTGCGGAGCCGGTGGACCGTGGGGCATCTCAGAGCGGGAGCCATGCCTCCGATGCCACGGCGGTCATCGCTGGTAGGGGTGAGGCGCCAACGAGATGTGCCTCACGAAATTACGTTTCCGACTCCGCCGCGACAAGTGCTGCACCTGCCTCGGGCTTGAGGCATGCAGAGGAAGGCATGGCGAAGGCGCACCAGGCACTGTGCGCTGGCGAAGAAAAGGCTCTGGCTGAGATGGAATAtttgctgctcctgctgcagaAGTGTGCGCAGCCGCAACAAGAGCGTGGGCGCCCTGGCGTGTCGCCGGATGGCCGACCGAGTGCCATGGAGAGCGCGACTCGAACGACGTCTTCTGCTACTGCAGCTGGAGATGTACCTGCGTTGGTGATGACGGCGGCAAACCACGTGGCATCTGAGGCAGGTGATGGATGGACCGAGCGTGGCCGTTTGTTCACCAAAGAGAGCACGTGAGGCACACAGCGAAGCGAGGAGGGATGGACAGCGACGCAATGggtacacacgcatacacgcacgcataaaCGCCCAGTGCAATGCGTGTGGAGCGCGTTCACCCTTCTCATTTGTGTGCTCGTGTGAGTGACTACAGCGGTCTcctccgcgtgcgtgcctgaCATTGCCTGCGCGACTTTGTCCTCCGTTCTTGCTGCAGGCCAGcatacacgcagacacgAAATGCCTGTGTGGTGCGCAACTCTTGTGTACTCTCTCTTCGCTCATTTTCGAttcctgctgcgcgcgcatcgcacagcgtctgtgtgtgcacgcccGATGACCCTCGTTCTGCGCCTCACGCTGTCTAAGGCGGtctggtgcggcggcggaccTCGCGGcgcaaggggggagggatggtGTGGTGTGCTAGAGACGAAGAATAGATGGGCTCTTCGCGATGTATGTGCTGTGCGGTGAGCACACATGCGTGGGCAATCAtgacacccacccacacacacactctcaCTCGTGCCTGCAGCAACCACGCTCTTCTGTTTCCGtcctcctttccttttcgcACACCCCGCGTGCCCAACGGGCGCAATGCCACCTGCATGACCTTCATTTGAACACCGACCATaccgccacctgctgcgcgtgtgcgtgtgcgtgggcgtgtctTCTTTTCCTTATCTTGTCGGCTTGCCTCTTTACCACCGTAAGTGTTGTAGGGACTCtctccgctccctctcctccccatccTTCCGTGCGTTGATGCCTGTGCGAGTGCTATGCCTGCATGGCGCTCAGCAGACGCGAGAGATCTTCCAGAATCAGCTGAGCCTCTTCCAGGATGACCTCGCCCGCATTGCAGAGCTTGTGTTTCTAGAGGCACCGCATGTGCTACCTCTCATCACAGCGCAAGATGACATACCCACGCGAtcgtggtgcagcgcggacGGCAGGGAAGACTACAGCGCTGGAGATGCGCTGGTTGCGACAGCGATGCAGCCTGCCGGCCCAAGCACTGACCTTGCCTTCACCGTCATGCTTGGCTTCTCGCAGGGGGCTTTGATGATTTATCGATACCTGTGGCTGCACGCGACGgacgctgcggtggctgcgcagctgcgcggtgTCGTCGTAGCCGGCGCGCCAGACCCACGCCGCATGTTCCCGCGCAACGCAGACAACACACTCTTTCAATCCGCCTCTGACAGCGCTGCAAGCTCCGCCACCGGGGCCACCGTTTTTGCTGCACTACCCTTTCTTCACATCATTGGTAAGAAGGATGCCATTGTGGCGCCGGAGGAGAGCGCCGCCTTTGCGcaggtgtgcagcagcgcttctcATATTCTCTTCCACGAGCATGCGCACAGTATTCCTGCGCTAAAAGAAGTGCGCACGGGAGTGCGAGAGGTGTGCCAGGCAGCCTTGCTGAGCTCAGCCAAGTTGGCGGAGACGCTCGAGGCCCgggcggaggagctggagatgGTCCGCTCCATGTACGAGGAGGAATGTGTTCTGACCTGCGGCAACGAGACACTCCTGCGCATTCCGCTCTTCACGGATGCGGAGTCTCTGGTAGCATCCTCTCCttcaccggcggcagcgtcgctggAGGCGTCTGCGGTGCACGCGCTAGGGCGCATCAAGGTTTGCTTCCGCGTGCCCTGGAGCTACCCGTCAACGCTGCCGACGGTGGAGATGGCTGACGGTCCAGCCTGGCACTCGGTCAAGTACGAGCGCTGGGCAGCAGACATCGTGGTGCGCACCTCGGCCTACCTCGCCGACGAGCTCGGTGTCGAGACGGCTATGCTGCTGCCAGCCTACCTCTACGCCGCTGGGCTGGCGCAAGAGAAGTTGGACGTCCTCGTTGATATCTTCGCCGAAGAGGTGTgtggccgcggcggggcTGACGGAGAAGCTGCAGTGTCGCAGCTTGCTAGCCCTTGGGCGGCCGAGGACGCGTTGCTCCGGGAAGCGTACATCGCTGAGGCGGAGGCAAAAGCTGCCGAACTGCTCTTGGCTGAggcgaggcgccgccgcgatggcCGCCGTCCAACCGCAGACGTCGGCGAAGATGGCGACGGGGAATTCGACAGCGAGGAAGCCGAGTCTgaggccgctgcggccgctggcGGTTGTGGCGGGACCTGCACACTGACAATTGGCCTGATCGGCAAGCCCAGCGCTGGTAAGAGCACCTTCTTCAACGCCGTCACGAACCCGACCGtcgagagcgaggcggcgcgtgttGCGGCTTTTCCCTTCACCACTATCGAACCGAAcatcggcgctgctctgGCACCTCTGTACTGCCCATGTGCAACACtgtgcgcggcagcggtgacgcgTGCTGGTGACGGTGCCACTGACGCGGCTGCGACCGCCGGCAGTGCGGCGTCCTTTAGCGCCGTCCTTTCCTCTGGCCTTCCTGGTAACCTGTGCGATGCAACGTACGgtcacgtgcgtgcgctgggtAGCGACCACTTTCGCCGACATCCTGTGAAGGTGAAGGATGTGGCCGGGCTTGTGCAGGGCGCCTACCAAGGCAAGGGCAAAGGGAACCAGTTCTTGAATGACCTGTGCGACGCTGACGTGCTGGTGCACGTGGTGGACGGTGCGgccgcgacggaggcggacggcacggcgtgcgcgcccgGCCAGGGCTCCACGATGGAGGACATCACATGGGTGCGTTCGGAGGTGCACAGCTGGATCTACGACAATCTTCGCGCCAAATGGACGAGCCTCGTGCGGCAGCCGACGAAACTGCGCAGCATGTTCAGTGGCTACCGGAGCACTCCGACCTTCGTGGAccgcgtgctgcggcgcgtcgGCATTGCCAACGAAATCGCGCTGACAGCTATGCTGCGCACATGGGGGCCACAGGAGCTGCACGCGTTCGTGGCGCTGTACGTTCGTCTTCGCTTTCCAATGATCGTGGCTCTGAATAAGGCAGACCTCTCCACTGCTGCTgacatggcggcggcgttgcgccAGGCTTACCCACACGAGGTGTTTGTCCCCATGACGGCGAGGATAGAGTGGCTGGCGCTGCAACTGAGCCGCCAAGGCTACGTTGACTACACTCCTGGTGCGGCATCGCTGAGTGTCAAAGCCGACTGCGGGAAAGCTGCCAGCCTGGAGAAACGCGTGCGTCAGGAGTTGCACGACGTCACCTCCTTCTtccgcaccaccgctccCTCACCGGAGCGtctgtcgtcgccgttgctgctgacCACCACTGGCGTACAAGatgtgctggcggcggcgatggaggcgtGCGGGGTGATGCTTGTGTACCCTGTCCGCGCCTTTCACCCTGTCACCTCGCTCGCCCACTGTCTCACCTTCAAGCAAGGCAGCTCTGCTGAACGGGTGTTCAACGTGCTTGTGCATCTGAAGCTGCTTGAGGGAAAGCTGGTGCGCTTCGAGATGATCGACCTCGCACCTGtgaagcggcagctgcaccagcggcTTTTGGCGTCTCTGGCCACCACCCTATCGAATGAGGTGTCAACGCCGgtgccagcgcagcagcagcagcagtgcgccgtgGCACTACCAACGAGCGTGCAGACGCTACGCAAGACGGAGGTGGTTAGCTCTtccgcggtgctggcgcgcatTCTCTCCAACAAGCGCCAGCTTGTCTAGCAGATGTTGAGGACTGGGAGAGGGGTACCGGCTCACCTCTCCGAGACGCAGTTCTACAGACGCACGTTGCCTAATGCACCTGGCAGCTGGATTTAGCCGCGTGACAGTGCTCCTTGGGAACTTGGGCTGGGGTGTGCGCTTTCTCCGATGCACGCCACCTCCCACCTCCCCAACGTCACTCAGTAAGCCaggcctccctccccctcccctctcccttcccctcgctgtgtctctctttctttcaTGTGCCCATAATCGCACGGCTCTGTCGAGCAACGACGAGTGCCGATCACGCGTACATAAGAAAAGCAAGCACGCATATAGGACGTGGCATGTGCTGCATGCTGACActcgctcgcacacacgtgcacagagTCTCCCTTTTAGCACTGCCCGTGTGCGTCGTCTTTTCTGGGGCCGCCCCCCCTCTTTCTGCTCTCTCAAGCTGCGTGGCTTGCACAGCACGAGGCAAAGCGTGTGTGGGGAAGTGGGTGGGCAGGAAGCCCAGCGCCACGGAGATCTTCGAACGCTGCCTTGTgagtgtctgtgtgcgcatgcgcatgtcgctcccctttcctccctcccccgctcaGCCCATGCGATTTTCTTTCCCACTGTCgcgtccctctcctctccgcttcTTCCACGCATCGTACCCTgcccttttttcctttctcaATCCGCTAGCTTTACACGGTCGTGCGCTGCTTACGATGTACCCGGCGGGTGGCCGGCGTACCAACTGCCATCGTTGCATCGCCGCTCCGAACAACCATATGACTCTTTTCTGGCGCTGCCTGCGCCTCGCTACCGCGGGCGCTTCTGCGTCATTACAGCAAGTAGCAACAAGCTCTTCGCTTCTTGTGCCCCAGCGCGCACATCCTCCTGCTACTCGTTgccttccctcttcctctctcgctacCAACGCGTAACATACGACTGTGAAGGCGTGCCCTGGACATTGAGTGCTGACGGCCAACTCTCTCGTTcccgctcttcttctccgcaCCTCCTCATTGTCTCCGTCTTACCCCAGCGAGTACCTGTGCACCGGTCTCTGGGGGGAACATtggacacgcacgcaggcccCTTATCACCACATTCGACTGATCCCCACTCCATTCGAATCCCTTTCTCACGCTATTAGGTGGTTCGCTAGACTGGAGTATTCCGTATGCGGCTGCGATCTTGACGTTGCAGAGGGGCCCTTCTTCTGCTGGGCTGCTTGCGGATTGCGCCAATCATAGTGCTGcggagggaggcggtgcaggtgtCGGGGGAGTGCATCCATCGCCTCAAGGACCCCGcccgctcccgctgccgGGGAGGCGAAGCGAATGCGGACATGGGTCTCGCTGAGCACTCGCCCTGTCCAAATCGTCAGAACCAACTCGTGTTGCCCAGGCTGGTGCATGATGCAGACCCTCGGTGTCGTTGTCTCGACAATCTACGGCATCGCACTCAACGGGCACGGCATGACGCCAGCAGAGAAGCGCATCACTGCGCTGGGCTTGAAGAGGGCCTTCGACTGCTTCCTCACTCCGGGGCGGCTCGCGCGCATACGCACCCTCTGCAGCACACGTTCCCGGGGGTAGGGGGACGATGGGTCCCGTGGCCCTGATGCTCAACCTCGAGCAGGAGCATGAGACGGTGAGATGGTACGAAGAGAGCCCGCGCTTTGCAGAAAAAAGCGGGAAGACGTGGCTCCACGACAGACACGCGATGGGGGCACGGCCCCGCCGACCGTGTAGGTGCGCTGCACATGGGAggcgccttttctttcttgtctgctggagctgcggcTCCCCTTCACTTGGATGGCGCCTCTGCCATCGCTGCTGTCCTCACGGACTATCTTCAAAGAGTCATGTAGCCAACGCGGAGCTATTTTTCACTCCGTGACTCGCCGTCCATACCTGACCCACGCCCCGTTGTATAAAATCCGGTGAGAACCCCGCCGACGGGCAGAGCCGCGGTTCTGCACACCAAACACAAAGGGGTACAACTGACAGCAGGGTGCGGTGCGACATGTAGCTGGAAGGGCGGGTGGCTCCGCACTCTCGtccttacacacacacgagcacataCGTATACGCGTACTGATGCGCTTTCATGAAGAGACGCGCTCTGCTCCTGCCGGTGGGGCCTTCTCGGTGTACGCGGGATGACCGCACGCATGCCGAGAGTCTGAGCGCTTGAGAGGAATGTGCGGACTCGCTTGATGGTCTCGGTGCAACTCTCCCTTTTTCCATCTCTACCTAcatctcttccctctccccctcacacgcaGGTGACGCATCAGAAGTATTCACACATACACAACCTACACAGCCACTATGTCTCACTGCAAGTTCGAGCACCCCCGCCACGGCCATCTCGGCTTCCTGCCGCGCAAGCGCTCGCGCCAGATCCGCGGCCGAACGCGCGCGTTCCCCAAGGACGACGCGACGCAGAAGCCCCACCTGACAAGCTTCATGGTGTTCAAGGCTGGCATGACGCACATTGTGCGTGATGTCGACCGCCCTGGATCGAAGGTGAACaagaaggaggtggtggagccgGTGACGATCCTGGAGGCGCCGCCGATGGTGATTGTCGGCATTGTGGGCTACCGCCAAACGCCGGTTGGCCTGAAGACGATCGGCACCGTGTGGGCGCACCACACGAGCGTGGAgttccgccgccgctactACAAGAACTGGAAGCAGTCTGCGCAGCTGGCCTTCTCCCGCCAGAAGCAGTTCGCGAACACGAAGGAGGGCAGGGTCGTTgaggcgcgcacgctgaACGCGTTCGCGAAGAAGGCGTCCGTCATCCGCGTgatcgcgcacacgcagctgcgcaagctTCGCAACCACCGCGTGGGcgtgaagaaggcgcacgtgcaggAGATCCAGATCAACGGCGGCAACGTTGCGGCGAAGATCGCGCTGGCCAAGTccctgctggagaaggaggtgcgCGTCGACTCCGTGTTCCAGCAGTCGGAGGCGTGCGACGTGTGCTCCGTGACGAAAGGTCACGGTACGGAGGGCGTGGTGAAGCGCTGGGGCGTTGCCTGCCTGCCGCGCAAGACACACCGCGGCCTGCGCAAGGTTGCGTGCATCGGCGCGTGGCACCCTGCCCGCGTCATGTACACTGTCGCGCGCGCCGGTCAGCACggctaccaccaccgcacgcaGCTGAACAAGAAGATCTACCAGATCGGCCGCTCCGTTGCTGTGGAGCCGAACCAGGCGACGACGACCTACGATCTGACGGCCAAGACGATCACGCCCATGGGCGGCTTCGTCGGCTACGGTACGGTGCGCAACGACTACGTGATGCTGAAGGGCTCCGTGTCTGgcccgcgccgccgtgtgatgacgctgcgccgcccgaTGGCGCCGCAGACGTCGCGCCAGCTGAAGGAGAAGATCGTGCTGAAGTTCATCGACACGAGCTCGAAGATCGGCCACGGCCGCTTCCAGACgaagaaggagaagagccAGTGGTTCGGCCCGCTCAAGAAGGACCGCATCCGCCGCGAGGAGCGCCTGCGCAAGGAGCGCGCTGCCCGCGCTGTGGAGCGCAAGGCA contains these protein-coding regions:
- a CDS encoding putative ribosomal protein L3, translating into MSHCKFEHPRHGHLGFLPRKRSRQIRGRTRAFPKDDATQKPHLTSFMVFKAGMTHIVRDVDRPGSKVNKKEVVEPVTILEAPPMVIVGIVGYRQTPVGLKTIGTVWAHHTSVEFRRRYYKNWKQSAQLAFSRQKQFANTKEGRVVEARTLNAFAKKASVIRVIAHTQLRKLRNHRVGVKKAHVQEIQINGGNVAAKIALAKSLLEKEVRVDSVFQQSEACDVCSVTKGHGTEGVVKRWGVACLPRKTHRGLRKVACIGAWHPARVMYTVARAGQHGYHHRTQLNKKIYQIGRSVAVEPNQATTTYDLTAKTITPMGGFVGYGTVRNDYVMLKGSVSGPRRRVMTLRRPMAPQTSRQLKEKIVLKFIDTSSKIGHGRFQTKKEKSQWFGPLKKDRIRREERLRKERAARAVERKAKAAKK